In Pseudomonadota bacterium, a genomic segment contains:
- the der gene encoding ribosome biogenesis GTPase Der — MKPIVAIVGRPNVGKSRFFNRLVGSTRAIVADEPGITRDRHYADAEWAGRAYIAVDTGGLDLDPAADLEHEISRQSLRAIEEADAVICLFDGQHPPTSDDREIVGKLRSVRKPVLFAVNKIDEASHEAMLAQYHELGAGDLFPVSSEHGRGVDDLLDALFLRLAPAEAQAEEAAGHPRIAVVGRPNVGKSTLVNRLAGEPRVVVHEVAGTTRDSIDVKIDFAGRTFVLIDTAGVKRRWGVSDRVEKFTAMRSLRTVDRADVVLQLIDGREGYTRQDAHLTGFIVEEGKGAVLLVNKWDEVSIDWDEYAEGLRRGLGQMGGIPMLPISAKTGLNCLAIFDRIAAVERVLSAKLSTSALNRILEEALAAHHMPVHRGRQVKIYYGTQVGTRPPTFALFSNYPAAVPYSYRRYIINRLKSAMGAEGVPVRIVMKRK, encoded by the coding sequence GGGATCACCCGCGACCGCCACTACGCGGATGCGGAGTGGGCGGGCCGCGCCTACATCGCGGTCGACACCGGCGGGCTCGACCTCGATCCGGCCGCCGACCTCGAGCACGAGATATCAAGGCAGAGCCTGCGCGCCATAGAGGAGGCGGACGCTGTGATCTGCCTCTTCGACGGCCAGCACCCGCCGACGTCCGACGATCGCGAGATAGTGGGGAAGCTTCGGTCTGTGCGCAAGCCTGTGCTCTTCGCGGTCAACAAGATCGACGAGGCTTCGCATGAGGCGATGCTCGCGCAGTATCACGAGCTCGGGGCGGGCGATCTCTTCCCGGTCTCCTCCGAGCACGGCAGGGGGGTGGACGACCTGCTGGACGCGCTCTTCTTGCGCCTCGCCCCGGCGGAGGCGCAGGCGGAGGAGGCGGCCGGGCACCCGAGGATCGCGGTGGTGGGGCGGCCGAACGTGGGCAAGTCCACGCTGGTGAACCGCCTCGCGGGCGAGCCGAGGGTGGTGGTCCACGAGGTGGCGGGCACCACGCGCGACTCGATAGACGTGAAGATCGACTTCGCGGGCCGCACCTTCGTCCTCATCGACACCGCGGGCGTCAAGCGCCGCTGGGGAGTCTCCGATCGGGTCGAGAAGTTCACGGCCATGCGCAGCCTGCGCACGGTGGACAGGGCGGACGTGGTGCTGCAGCTCATCGACGGCAGGGAGGGCTACACCCGCCAGGACGCCCACCTCACCGGCTTCATAGTCGAGGAGGGCAAGGGCGCTGTGCTGCTCGTGAACAAGTGGGACGAGGTCTCGATCGACTGGGACGAATACGCGGAGGGGCTCAGGCGCGGGCTCGGGCAGATGGGCGGAATCCCGATGCTGCCGATCTCGGCGAAGACCGGACTGAATTGTTTGGCGATCTTCGACCGGATCGCGGCGGTGGAGAGGGTGCTCTCGGCGAAGCTCTCGACCTCGGCGCTCAACAGGATACTGGAGGAGGCGCTCGCCGCCCACCACATGCCGGTCCACAGGGGCAGGCAGGTCAAGATCTACTACGGCACGCAGGTGGGGACCCGGCCGCCCACCTTCGCGCTGTTCTCCAACTATCCCGCGGCGGTCCCGTACTCCTACAGGCGCTACATAATAAACAGGCTCAAGTCCGCGATGGGGGCGGAGGGGGTCCCGGTCCGCATCGTGATGAAGAGGAAGTGA